From Spirochaetota bacterium, one genomic window encodes:
- a CDS encoding transposase, protein MARKLRVQMPGLTYHITSRCIEWRNMLEEEYFKACFVEILRRAKEKYPFKLIAYCIMDNHIHLVIHTVDDGAPIGRIMQYIKARFAELYNKVTGRTGPFWNERYKDSIIQFAKDGFHYLLWLLWYLAYNPVRKNLCSDPTTYHYSSIKAYLQEDADVGVPIDHHDYFVQLGETFAKRVASFMHYDAIYRKRYSIVGWV, encoded by the coding sequence ATGGCACGGAAATTGCGTGTACAAATGCCCGGTCTTACCTATCACATCACTTCCCGCTGCATTGAGTGGCGAAATATGTTAGAAGAAGAGTACTTTAAAGCCTGCTTTGTGGAAATTTTACGCAGAGCAAAAGAAAAATACCCGTTTAAGCTTATTGCCTACTGTATTATGGACAACCACATCCATTTGGTTATTCACACGGTAGATGATGGAGCACCTATAGGACGCATTATGCAGTATATTAAGGCACGGTTTGCAGAACTGTATAATAAGGTAACCGGAAGGACTGGTCCTTTCTGGAATGAGCGGTATAAAGATAGCATTATACAATTTGCTAAAGATGGGTTTCACTATTTATTGTGGTTGTTGTGGTATTTGGCGTATAATCCGGTACGGAAAAACCTATGCTCTGACCCCACTACATACCATTACAGCAGCATAAAAGCATATTTACAGGAGGATGCCGATGTAGGTGTGCCAATAGACCATCATGATTACTTTGTACAGTTAGGGGAAACCTTTGCCAAGAGGGTGGCTTCGTTTATGCACTACGATGCAATATATCGCAAGCGGTATTCTATTGTAGGGTGGGTGTAA
- a CDS encoding DUF2279 domain-containing protein — protein sequence MKKHIILIQLISIILLLHFTTYTFAKGNSILSQKPEEFTNTDIVISQLSNDISTNTPDAMDQPNGNNWPTPYTLVAFIGIPVGTLVYGMATWNWGEEDGFHVRHEGFFGQNTANGGADKVGHAFSHYLAFRIMHNYYDWSENGKNTKWFYSITTAAALGLMIEVGDAYTSEYGFSYEDLISDLSGITLGVILEYSPTLDSLIGYSWQYVPTSRFYKKQNEKPINFTTDYNGAIFVLNFRLAGLQNLGLKLPDFLRYIQLDFGYFTRNYRSGDVTDEGPYRSLYYGVSLNFMEIVKDFFDNPETRASRILQQPFKYYHIPAGYHENYKI from the coding sequence ATGAAAAAACATATAATTCTAATTCAGCTAATTTCTATAATACTTTTATTACATTTTACAACTTATACATTTGCAAAAGGAAATAGCATACTATCGCAGAAACCGGAAGAATTTACCAACACTGATATTGTTATAAGTCAGCTAAGCAACGATATAAGTACAAATACACCAGATGCTATGGATCAACCAAATGGAAATAACTGGCCAACACCATATACATTGGTTGCTTTTATTGGCATCCCAGTTGGTACATTAGTATATGGCATGGCAACATGGAATTGGGGTGAAGAAGACGGTTTCCATGTACGTCATGAAGGTTTTTTTGGCCAGAATACAGCCAATGGTGGTGCTGACAAAGTTGGCCATGCTTTTTCACACTATTTAGCATTTAGGATTATGCATAATTATTATGATTGGTCGGAAAATGGGAAAAATACCAAATGGTTTTATTCAATTACAACAGCAGCTGCATTGGGTCTTATGATAGAAGTGGGGGATGCATACACCAGTGAATATGGCTTCTCATATGAAGATTTAATTTCTGACCTGTCAGGGATTACGTTGGGTGTAATACTGGAATATTCACCAACATTAGATTCCCTTATTGGCTATAGCTGGCAATATGTACCTACTTCTCGTTTTTACAAAAAACAGAATGAAAAACCCATTAACTTTACTACTGATTATAATGGTGCAATATTTGTCCTCAATTTCAGATTGGCAGGGCTTCAAAATTTAGGATTAAAACTACCAGACTTTTTACGGTATATTCAACTTGATTTTGGATATTTCACTCGAAATTATCGCAGTGGAGACGTTACTGATGAAGGGCCATATAGAAGCCTGTATTATGGTGTCTCATTGAACTTTATGGAAATAGTAAAAGACTTTTTTGATAATCCTGAAACAAGAGCAAGTAGAATTTTACAACAACCTTTTAAATATTATCATATACCAGCAGGGTATCACGAAAATTATAAGATTTAG
- a CDS encoding lysophospholipid acyltransferase family protein — protein MIKKILYVLYQPYKWIVFLPFLVVSTLFFGFLTIILVPLTNPKIASYICGAIWSRLNGYMTPMLVKVHGRENINPQQSYVIVSNHQSHYDVFVLYGWLGIDFKWVMKQELRKVPGLGIGCEKVGHIFIDRSNTERALASLNEAKKKIVNGTSVIFFPEGTRSKDGKVGEFKKGAFKMAFDLGLPILPVTIVGTSKILPAHTINLFPGIVHLYIHKPININQYTEDKIEELMDTTKSIMTSVLEQ, from the coding sequence ATGATAAAAAAAATTCTTTATGTTTTATATCAACCTTATAAATGGATTGTATTTTTACCCTTTCTGGTTGTATCAACGTTGTTTTTTGGGTTTTTGACAATTATTCTTGTTCCTTTGACAAACCCCAAAATAGCCAGTTATATATGTGGTGCCATATGGTCAAGACTTAATGGATATATGACACCTATGCTGGTAAAGGTACATGGAAGAGAGAATATTAATCCTCAACAGTCATATGTTATTGTCTCAAATCATCAAAGCCATTATGATGTATTTGTGTTATATGGATGGTTGGGTATAGATTTTAAATGGGTTATGAAACAGGAACTCAGGAAAGTTCCAGGTTTGGGCATTGGTTGCGAGAAGGTAGGGCACATTTTTATTGACAGGTCAAATACCGAAAGAGCATTAGCATCACTGAATGAGGCTAAGAAGAAGATTGTTAATGGCACTTCGGTAATTTTTTTCCCTGAAGGTACCCGCAGTAAAGATGGAAAAGTTGGTGAGTTTAAAAAGGGTGCTTTTAAAATGGCATTTGATTTGGGGCTTCCAATATTACCTGTAACTATAGTAGGAACATCTAAAATATTGCCAGCACATACAATTAACCTATTTCCTGGAATTGTTCATTTATATATTCACAAACCTATTAATATTAATCAGTATACTGAGGATAAAATTGAAGAATTGATGGATACTACTAAATCCATCATGACTTCTGTCTTAGAACAATAA
- a CDS encoding DUF362 domain-containing protein, whose protein sequence is MNHIVALTQYDARGSVKKAIELSRAFHNVKPSDTVFIKPNIVFWAKVPFPKWGVITTSTVVQEVVELLNDQGVHNITIGEGIVTLKPGDTETATHAFYYLGYTTLAKQYGIKVVNIFDRPFEKVYLDDEIEISLNTDALQCDFLINLPVLKTHAQTVVSLGLKNLKGLLNIASRKKFHNPDDNKNLHYMIAKLHTLLPKGATIIDGIYTLERGPGFDGKPQRSNIIIASADTLSADLVGSKVLGHDPQSIPYLHLSATQQGRKSDLSDITIVGESLESLSSYHEYTFPYNKEGTLPEKLHKMGVMGLSYPKYDTTMCTYCAALNGAVLTAITFAWQGKPWNDVEVLTGKKMQPSPGKKYTILLGQCMVNLHKNNSSINAIPVKGCPPDPKETVKALHKAGIEVNPIIFEHLDIAPSYFMERYKNKPEYEEQFYMIHL, encoded by the coding sequence ATGAACCATATTGTTGCTCTGACCCAATACGATGCCAGGGGAAGTGTTAAAAAAGCCATAGAACTTTCCAGAGCATTTCACAATGTAAAACCATCTGATACAGTTTTTATTAAACCAAATATTGTATTTTGGGCAAAGGTTCCTTTCCCTAAATGGGGTGTTATTACTACTTCAACAGTAGTACAAGAGGTTGTCGAATTGTTGAACGATCAAGGTGTACATAATATTACTATTGGCGAAGGTATTGTAACACTCAAGCCAGGTGATACAGAAACCGCTACCCATGCATTCTACTATTTAGGGTATACTACATTAGCAAAACAATATGGTATAAAAGTAGTTAATATATTTGATAGACCATTTGAAAAAGTTTATTTAGATGATGAAATAGAAATAAGCCTGAATACCGATGCTTTACAATGCGATTTTTTAATAAATCTTCCTGTATTGAAAACGCATGCCCAAACCGTTGTGAGCCTTGGTCTTAAAAACTTGAAGGGGTTGCTAAATATAGCATCACGGAAAAAGTTTCATAATCCCGATGATAATAAAAATCTTCATTATATGATTGCAAAATTGCATACTCTTTTGCCAAAAGGAGCAACCATTATTGACGGGATATATACGCTTGAACGGGGTCCAGGTTTTGACGGAAAGCCTCAACGAAGCAATATTATCATTGCATCAGCCGATACACTTTCAGCAGACCTTGTAGGCAGTAAAGTACTTGGGCATGATCCACAAAGCATTCCCTATTTACACTTATCAGCAACACAACAAGGTAGAAAATCTGATTTATCTGATATAACTATTGTAGGGGAATCATTAGAATCTTTATCATCATATCACGAATATACCTTTCCTTATAACAAAGAAGGCACATTGCCTGAAAAATTGCATAAGATGGGGGTTATGGGTTTATCATATCCAAAATATGATACTACTATGTGTACCTATTGTGCAGCATTAAATGGTGCAGTACTTACAGCCATAACTTTTGCATGGCAGGGAAAACCATGGAATGATGTTGAAGTACTCACTGGCAAAAAAATGCAACCTTCACCAGGTAAGAAATACACCATCTTGCTTGGCCAGTGTATGGTAAATTTGCATAAAAATAATTCAAGTATAAATGCAATTCCAGTTAAGGGATGCCCACCTGATCCAAAAGAAACAGTAAAGGCTTTACATAAGGCTGGCATTGAAGTCAATCCAATAATTTTTGAACATCTGGATATAGCACCCTCTTATTTTATGGAGCGATATAAAAACAAGCCAGAATATGAAGAGCAATTTTATATGATTCATTTATAA
- a CDS encoding helix-turn-helix transcriptional regulator, which translates to MNASFAIIIFGAIFTLLHGIEQITGRAHRTKIDYLTAIVMADVALILYNHAVMATDGLQKQLSLIFYLTSIYVIGPLNYLYYYSLLHNTLTISIRLLSHLFPAIVLFCIECMYYLSPAHVKENIISSMYTQSINVFSILLFSGGILFVLYQLYFIYQCSKVFNDVKIRKGLYLTLILESINITTPIPILLWLITKKNHYYAIAGYMTIAVIVILFLTNRRFPLLFHRIADAIRNKKYERNYLSNIDKEYLHQQLLNIMKNEKIYLDPEINLESMSFKLNITPHQLSQFLNEYCHMRFNHFVNKYRIEEAKYILSKHPDANIISVAYHVGFNSKSTFNKIFKQYTGKTPSSYKDSFKTNNN; encoded by the coding sequence ATGAATGCATCTTTTGCCATTATCATTTTTGGTGCAATTTTTACCCTATTGCATGGCATTGAACAAATTACTGGAAGGGCTCACCGCACAAAAATTGACTATCTTACAGCTATCGTTATGGCTGATGTAGCTCTTATTCTATATAATCATGCAGTTATGGCAACAGATGGCCTTCAAAAACAACTATCGCTCATATTTTATTTAACATCTATTTATGTAATTGGACCACTCAATTACTTATATTACTATTCTTTATTACATAATACCCTAACAATATCTATTCGTTTACTCAGTCATTTATTTCCAGCTATTGTTTTGTTTTGCATTGAATGTATGTATTATCTTTCACCTGCCCATGTTAAAGAAAATATCATATCTTCAATGTATACGCAAAGTATTAATGTTTTCAGTATTCTTCTTTTTTCAGGTGGAATACTATTTGTACTCTATCAGCTTTACTTTATCTATCAATGCAGTAAAGTTTTTAATGATGTTAAAATACGTAAAGGCTTATATTTAACATTAATCCTTGAATCAATTAACATTACAACCCCCATACCCATACTGCTGTGGCTTATCACAAAAAAGAACCATTACTATGCAATTGCAGGATATATGACCATAGCTGTCATAGTAATTCTTTTTCTGACTAACCGACGATTCCCATTATTATTCCACAGAATAGCTGATGCTATACGAAATAAAAAATATGAAAGAAATTATTTATCAAATATTGACAAAGAATATCTGCACCAGCAGCTTTTGAATATAATGAAAAATGAAAAAATATATTTAGACCCAGAGATTAATCTTGAAAGCATGTCCTTCAAACTCAATATAACCCCCCACCAATTATCACAATTTTTAAATGAATACTGCCATATGCGTTTCAATCATTTTGTAAACAAATATAGAATTGAAGAAGCCAAGTATATACTTTCAAAGCATCCTGATGCAAACATCATATCAGTTGCGTATCACGTTGGTTTCAATTCAAAATCAACATTCAACAAAATATTTAAGCAATATACAGGAAAAACACCTTCTTCATATAAAGATAGTTTTAAAACTAACAATAATTAA
- a CDS encoding acyl-CoA dehydrogenase family protein codes for MSTLSQASIDEFEQLTASFCKKSLLHYIDEHHPDGNFTLLPSLIDEACAIGIIAKANASAPGYDYGVWGKQTIDSKDAIQSSLIMLTTLAKTCASFAFLVHIQGIASHILIRNTIKNDYHYPLLILYDGFFPPYYSSLRNPSRIPINYTIENNYLIHTGTGYGYKPQYAIMCIPEATGWHCIYFNNTETILFQPLKTLGIRGLTYCARFNSRITHTVSVDIKTIESLFAYFWLGLAAIATGIAQSAYQKAIEYAGERYQRGSLIKNIESVQMLLGNAKASIEASKRALFTFELGDSSLILNHAAQTKLTATTLCSQAVTDCLQVFGGYGYMEDFGIEKKFRDCITLQTIGGSPFFMKQFIAQMEMEE; via the coding sequence ATGAGTACCCTGTCGCAGGCCAGCATTGATGAATTTGAACAATTAACTGCAAGCTTCTGTAAAAAGAGTTTATTGCACTACATAGACGAACACCATCCCGATGGCAATTTCACTCTATTACCTTCCCTTATAGATGAAGCATGCGCTATCGGAATTATCGCAAAAGCAAACGCAAGCGCACCAGGTTATGACTACGGGGTATGGGGTAAACAAACTATCGATTCAAAAGATGCCATACAAAGCTCCCTTATAATGCTAACTACATTGGCCAAAACATGCGCTTCTTTTGCATTTCTGGTACACATACAGGGAATAGCATCCCATATTCTTATACGTAATACCATAAAAAACGATTATCACTATCCTTTGTTAATACTTTACGATGGCTTTTTCCCACCATATTATTCTTCATTACGGAACCCATCCAGGATACCCATCAATTATACAATAGAAAATAACTATCTCATTCATACTGGTACAGGATATGGATATAAACCTCAGTATGCAATAATGTGCATACCTGAAGCAACGGGATGGCACTGTATCTACTTTAACAATACCGAAACAATACTTTTTCAACCTTTAAAAACACTCGGTATTAGAGGATTAACCTACTGTGCCCGCTTTAACTCAAGAATTACACATACCGTGTCGGTTGATATAAAAACAATTGAATCATTGTTTGCATATTTCTGGCTTGGATTAGCAGCCATTGCAACAGGCATTGCACAGAGTGCATATCAAAAGGCAATTGAATATGCTGGGGAGCGCTACCAGCGTGGAAGTTTGATAAAAAACATTGAATCAGTTCAGATGCTTCTTGGAAATGCTAAAGCCAGTATTGAAGCTTCAAAAAGAGCACTTTTTACATTTGAATTGGGCGATAGTTCATTGATATTAAACCATGCTGCTCAAACCAAGCTTACTGCAACCACCCTCTGCAGTCAGGCTGTTACTGATTGTCTTCAGGTATTTGGTGGTTACGGTTACATGGAAGACTTTGGCATAGAGAAAAAGTTTAGAGATTGTATCACACTACAAACAATCGGTGGTTCACCATTCTTTATGAAACAATTTATTGCCCAGATGGAAATGGAGGAATAG
- a CDS encoding acyl-CoA dehydrogenase has protein sequence MYTDNYLSLRHSKESLPILGKLLVDGKYQSLWDYDTTLLPRKVRKWRRRAKTFSRLYIHPLAPVVDNNPYDFDPQPLIKEATRWGFQTIIMPFPFGSAALVPYLRSTTLQVAVIAEEFATECGGLALLLLAHHLGVAPLLLSGHIPTWLKFLLPMYIKGAWFGKPTTMAFAITEPEAGSDVEDSVGAKNAHIQVTATPAKGGYLLNGTKIFISDGAIADQVTVFAKIKGEGVDSWTCFLVKKGMKGFSVGRREKKMGQRAADASELIFDNVLVPKRNVVGKVRGGWALNQNVLNYSRPVVAAMALGHARGAFERALHFCNHNYYMGKKRIDYKEIQYELADMLIKLESIRMTIWRSCAHFRAVQSLSSIAKVYASDMAVEICQQAMAIMGDAGIHHDYGVEKFLRDARLTQIYEGTNQINRFAIIEHQWTTDIAMDYNNY, from the coding sequence ATGTATACCGATAACTATCTGTCATTACGACATTCTAAGGAATCATTACCTATTTTGGGGAAATTGTTGGTTGATGGCAAATATCAGAGCCTGTGGGATTATGATACAACATTATTACCACGAAAAGTACGAAAATGGCGCAGGAGAGCCAAAACTTTTTCCCGGCTATATATACACCCACTTGCACCTGTAGTTGACAATAACCCGTATGATTTTGATCCACAACCACTAATAAAAGAAGCAACTCGCTGGGGATTCCAGACCATCATCATGCCTTTTCCATTTGGCAGTGCAGCACTGGTACCGTATTTACGCAGTACAACCTTACAGGTAGCTGTCATTGCTGAAGAATTTGCAACTGAATGCGGTGGGCTTGCACTTCTTTTGCTGGCACATCACTTAGGTGTTGCACCACTTCTTTTAAGTGGACATATACCTACATGGTTAAAATTTTTACTTCCCATGTATATCAAGGGAGCATGGTTTGGAAAACCCACAACCATGGCTTTTGCAATCACAGAGCCTGAAGCAGGGAGTGATGTTGAAGACAGTGTGGGAGCTAAAAATGCACACATCCAGGTAACGGCAACACCAGCTAAAGGCGGCTATCTTCTCAATGGCACAAAAATATTTATATCTGATGGTGCAATTGCTGACCAGGTGACTGTATTTGCAAAGATCAAAGGTGAGGGTGTGGATTCATGGACTTGCTTTTTAGTCAAAAAAGGCATGAAAGGCTTCAGTGTTGGCAGGCGTGAAAAGAAGATGGGGCAACGCGCTGCTGATGCAAGTGAACTCATATTTGATAATGTCTTGGTCCCTAAGAGAAATGTAGTTGGGAAAGTAAGGGGTGGGTGGGCATTGAATCAAAATGTTTTAAACTACTCACGTCCTGTTGTTGCTGCAATGGCTTTGGGGCATGCTCGTGGAGCTTTTGAAAGAGCACTACACTTTTGCAATCACAATTACTATATGGGCAAAAAACGTATAGATTATAAAGAGATTCAATATGAACTTGCTGATATGCTCATAAAGCTGGAATCAATAAGGATGACGATATGGCGTAGCTGCGCTCATTTCAGAGCTGTGCAATCACTTTCATCTATTGCCAAGGTTTACGCGTCAGATATGGCCGTTGAAATATGCCAGCAGGCAATGGCAATCATGGGCGATGCAGGAATACACCACGATTATGGTGTTGAAAAATTCCTGCGTGATGCACGCTTAACGCAAATTTATGAGGGCACTAACCAGATTAACCGTTTTGCAATCATTGAACATCAGTGGACCACTGATATTGCTATGGATTACAACAACTATTGA
- a CDS encoding acetoacetate decarboxylase family protein — MKTMTREKFFTIPTETFKMSKGTVELPIYYYDYGYAHFIFFVNYEAAKKKLEETAFLPCKFLGKAIALLNFFEYRDTAIGPYNEVGLSILCYPKNKKQPFMVPLHILKDAKKWQVGAYVINLPVTTEIAYLAGKEVWNYPKFVTRIDFTLVNRYFKGVVYDPNLNEPLVTLAGNIGFIATPKQKNASFISHTTHKGIPLRTLTVVDTRFKIAYGFGGKCTVNAKSNHSMAQNLRDLGIDGKKPIGCMYSPQAQMMLCKGDPIA, encoded by the coding sequence ATGAAAACAATGACCAGAGAAAAATTTTTTACTATTCCCACTGAGACATTTAAAATGTCAAAAGGTACTGTGGAGTTGCCAATCTATTACTATGATTATGGCTATGCACATTTTATTTTCTTTGTGAATTATGAAGCTGCCAAAAAGAAGCTTGAAGAAACAGCATTTTTACCCTGTAAGTTTTTAGGAAAAGCAATAGCCCTGTTAAATTTTTTTGAATATCGCGACACCGCAATTGGCCCTTACAATGAAGTGGGACTTTCCATTTTGTGCTATCCAAAAAACAAAAAGCAACCGTTTATGGTGCCATTGCATATATTGAAGGATGCAAAGAAATGGCAGGTTGGAGCGTATGTCATTAATCTTCCCGTCACAACTGAGATTGCATATCTTGCAGGCAAAGAAGTATGGAACTATCCAAAATTTGTAACACGAATAGATTTTACTCTTGTTAATCGTTATTTTAAGGGCGTTGTGTATGACCCCAATCTTAATGAACCCCTGGTGACACTGGCAGGAAACATAGGCTTTATTGCAACGCCAAAGCAAAAGAATGCCTCTTTTATTTCCCACACAACACATAAAGGCATTCCTCTCAGAACGCTAACCGTGGTTGATACGCGTTTTAAAATAGCATACGGCTTTGGGGGAAAATGCACTGTTAATGCAAAGAGTAATCATAGTATGGCGCAAAATCTACGTGACTTAGGTATTGATGGCAAAAAACCAATAGGCTGCATGTATTCACCACAGGCACAGATGATGCTCTGTAAAGGGGATCCTATAGCATAA
- a CDS encoding sodium:glutamate symporter — MKLLLPFITISVLLFVGHYLRLHVKLFQKLYLPSSLLGGIVGLILYQSAKALSVNTLSIWFDGLTMLPAFLINIVFACLFIGVTLPSFKTVSKKAIPQLSYGQIVAWGQYMIGLGLFIFIINHLWDLPAMFGAVIEVGFEGGHGTASGLAPTFEMMNWPEGKDFALASATVGIISAVLCGIVLINWANKKGYTHRSLQIENIPQDETIGIIPVDRRPIAGYLSIHTDSLDAMSYHIAIVGIAAGIGYLLKEGLITLIYFFQAVLSPATYSSIVTIVNSFPLFPLCMIGGLIVQLFAQHFDKHESIDIGLVRRIQNMALDILIVSAVAMIQVVIVIQGIVPFTIMVIGGILWNVFCLLVLAKRLLPDSWFERAIAEMGQSMGVTATGLMLLRIVDPDYKTNALEAFAYKQLLHEPFMGGGIITSMFIPLLGIGGIAMAYNLFYISIAVIILWLVILMLFKYKLL; from the coding sequence ATGAAATTACTATTACCCTTTATAACTATCAGTGTCTTACTATTTGTTGGCCACTACCTTAGACTGCACGTTAAACTTTTCCAGAAGCTGTACCTGCCATCATCGTTACTGGGTGGCATTGTTGGACTTATACTGTATCAATCAGCTAAAGCACTCTCTGTCAATACTCTTAGCATCTGGTTTGATGGACTTACCATGTTGCCTGCTTTTCTTATTAATATAGTCTTTGCCTGCCTTTTTATTGGTGTTACATTGCCTTCATTTAAAACAGTTTCAAAAAAAGCTATCCCGCAACTTTCGTATGGCCAGATAGTTGCCTGGGGGCAATACATGATTGGTCTTGGGCTTTTTATTTTTATCATCAATCATTTGTGGGATTTGCCTGCGATGTTTGGTGCAGTAATTGAGGTGGGCTTTGAAGGGGGACACGGCACCGCAAGCGGACTGGCCCCAACATTTGAAATGATGAATTGGCCTGAAGGTAAAGATTTTGCATTGGCAAGTGCAACAGTTGGCATAATAAGCGCAGTTCTGTGCGGAATAGTGCTCATTAACTGGGCAAATAAAAAAGGTTATACGCACCGTTCACTGCAGATAGAAAATATACCCCAGGATGAAACCATAGGCATAATCCCCGTAGACCGCAGGCCCATTGCGGGATACCTCTCTATCCATACGGATTCTCTTGATGCGATGTCGTATCATATAGCAATTGTTGGCATTGCTGCTGGAATTGGCTATCTTCTTAAAGAAGGATTGATAACACTTATATATTTTTTTCAAGCAGTTTTGTCACCTGCAACCTATTCATCCATCGTCACTATAGTAAATAGTTTCCCACTCTTTCCCCTGTGTATGATTGGCGGCCTTATCGTACAACTTTTTGCACAGCATTTTGACAAACATGAAAGTATTGATATTGGACTGGTGCGGCGAATTCAGAATATGGCGCTGGATATTCTCATTGTGAGCGCAGTTGCTATGATTCAGGTTGTTATTGTTATTCAGGGCATAGTGCCTTTTACTATCATGGTGATTGGAGGAATACTGTGGAATGTTTTTTGCCTGTTAGTTTTAGCAAAACGGTTACTTCCCGATAGCTGGTTTGAACGAGCCATTGCTGAAATGGGACAATCAATGGGAGTGACAGCCACAGGGCTTATGCTACTGAGAATTGTTGACCCCGATTATAAAACTAATGCATTGGAAGCATTTGCCTATAAACAACTTTTGCACGAACCATTTATGGGTGGAGGAATCATCACCAGCATGTTCATCCCTCTCCTTGGTATAGGTGGGATAGCTATGGCATATAATTTGTTCTATATCTCCATTGCTGTTATTATACTATGGTTGGTTATCCTGATGCTGTTTAAATATAAGTTACTTTAA